A window from Setaria italica strain Yugu1 chromosome VIII, Setaria_italica_v2.0, whole genome shotgun sequence encodes these proteins:
- the LOC101764288 gene encoding proteasome subunit alpha type-5 has protein sequence MFLTRTEYDRGVNTFSPEGRLFQVEYAIEAIKLGSTAIGLKTKDGVVLAVEKRVTSPLLEPSSVEKIMEIDEHIGCAMSGLIADARTLVEHARVETQNHRFSYGEPMTVESSTQAICDLALRFGEGDEESMSRPFGVSLLIAGHDENGPSLYYTDPSGTFWQCNAKAIGSGSEGADSSLQEQYNKDLTLQEAETIALSILKQVMEEKVTPNNVDIAKVAPKYHLYTPAEVEAVIARL, from the exons ATGTTTCTCACGAG GACGGAGTACGACCGCGGGGTGAACACCTTCTCGCCGGAGGGGCGGCTGTTCCAGGTCGAGTACGCCATCGAGGCAATCAAG TTGGGATCGACTGCAATCGGGTTGAAGACAAAGGATGGTGTTGTCCTCGCTGTTGAGAAACGTGTCACCTCGCCACTGCTG GAACCCAGCAGTGTGGAGAAAATAATGGAAATTGATGAGCACATAGGCTGTGCCATGAGTGGACTTATTGCTGATGCTAGAACGCTAGTCGAGCATGCTCGTGTTGAGACCCAG AATCATAGGTTCTCATATGGGGAGCCAATGACTGTAGAATCTTCTACACAAGCTATCTGTGACTTGGCTCTGCGCTTTGGTGAAGGTGACGAAGAGTCAATG TCACGACCATTTGGAGTGTCTCTTCTAATTGCTGGACATGATGAGAATGGACCTAGCTT GTACTACACGGACCCGTCTGGGACCTTTTGGCAATGCAACGCAAAGGCAATTGGATCAGGCTCTGAAGGAGCTGATAGCTCCTTGCAGGAGCAGTACAACAAG GATCTGACCCTCCAGGAGGCGGAGACCATAGCCCTTTCTATCCTGAAGCAGGTTATGGAAGAGAAG GTGACCCCAAACAATGTGGATATCGCCAAGGTCGCCCCCAAGTACCACCTCTACACCCCTGCCGAGGTCGAAGCCGTCATTGCAAGGCTGTGA
- the LOC101767826 gene encoding LOW QUALITY PROTEIN: disease resistance protein RGA2-like (The sequence of the model RefSeq protein was modified relative to this genomic sequence to represent the inferred CDS: deleted 1 base in 1 codon): MAATAALVFAGKSIATPAISFIVNKAFSYLSEWHQAEGMEAVKDRLLQRLSEIQAVYAAVNLEQIEAQNGSALNRWLWRFRDAVEGAEDALDEVDYYKLEEEAHARNLQHQVRNPVISFIRERVVERFVRHASEGKMVKTLRKALEDLDGVAKGVCTFLQLISRFDTHPLIGHAESSYQQTSSALTATEFFGRDREKEQIMRWLTDKLDEGSSTSRNSTIPVFAIIGIGGIGKTTLGQLVCRDLEGSSHFEIIVLAHVSGNTFSVTRITKKILEAITKQKPNAETLQALQQILKLELENRKFLLILDDVWEDGQRMEWELLMAPFQTSQRGSRILLTTRMQSVADMKVAFEDLKAEDYTHLLRVAKKIVLKFQGCPLVTKIAGGYLKENVSEQYWENLHTQLEQLEGKLDVIVMTVLRSSYRHLPEDLQLCFRYCSIFPKNYMFKKDGLVKMWMGSGLIHVKGGMERPEDIGEGYLAQLTRKSFFSFVPTGDPYSKHYTGYYIMHDLLHDLARNVSFSECVRLEYGDYMHDRHTVRHLWIAKFSKLTIEEIEAIPFFKNLRTLVIESSSDLGIVHVHALERAVENLKGLRLLILKRVPKFCFAKEVANKHLRYVSFSGMQEVQGLSKLYHLQILASERSINLGPEQLKKLGNLSRLRYVSYGINGFGEFFVVGLSSLQELHNFQVQEKEGYQIHSLRNLSKLCKLKMCNLENVRSHKEIIKAKLSEKFHLRSLSLNWSETNDAPKDEDDRILDQLEPHTRLQNLEIACYNGVRFPSWFNHLSLTNMVSLELRRCGKWVRLPAFGKLKLLKHLELQKLTELKQIGISPDVSLPQNLKTLVVEGCKELRELPLLPPSLVQLEINDVGLSTLPRIEERHGTNMGSEGMPPKLVLVIIRECPNLTSLERSFLLQEHYVRALRILSIVDCVGLITAPLLFGKMNQLTEFRIGSCSKLEIMRNPEDKQFSIPNTLKELSMVECRGFEVPLLNSLFGLTNLTSLNLCDCAKVESLPSPRVFTSLQALREIFVTRCSSLLSLGGMGVLPYLTWLEITGCPSLHRDEYYSFGKQSESFPQWISPSLETNKGYLTYKKRKGYITASS, translated from the exons atggccgccaccgctgccctgGTCTTTGCAGGGAAGTCGATCGCGACGCCTGCCATCTCGTTCATCGTCAACAAGGCGTTCAGCTACCTCAGCGAGTGGCACCAGGCCGAGGGCATGGAGGCCGTCAAGGATCGGCTTCTGCAAAGACTCTCAGAGATCCAGGCAGTGTACGCCGCTGTCAACCTCGAGCAGATTGAAGCACAGAATGGCAGTGCACTGAACCGGTGGCTTTGGCGGTTCCGAGATGCGGTTGAGGGTGCTGAGGATGCACTTGATGAGGTAGACTACTACAAACTGGAGGAAGAGGCACATGCACGAAATCTTCAACATCAGGTACGCAATCCGGTCATCAGTTTCATAAGAGAAAGAGTAGTTGAAAGATTCGTGAGGCATGCCTCTGAAGGAAAAATGGTGAAGACGCTAAGGAAGGCTTTGGAGGATTTAGATGGAGTTGCAAAAGGTGTGTGCACATTCCTTCAACTCATCAGCCGTTTTGACACTCATCCCTTAATCGGCCATGCTGAAAGCAGCTATCAACAGACCAGCTCTGCTCTGACAGCTACTGAGTTCTTTGGCCGTGACAGGGAGAAGGAACAGATCATGAGGTGGTTGACTGATAAGTTGGATGAAGGTTCAAGCACTTCTAGAAATAGCACAATTCCAGTGTTTGCAATAATCGGAATCGGAGGTATAGGGAAGACCACCCTTGGTCAACTTGTGTGCAGAGATTTAGAAGGTTCATCTCATTTTGAGATAATTGTGTTGGCACATGTGTCTGGTAATACCTTCAGTGTAACGAGGATAACAAAGAAGATCTTGGAGGCAATTACAAAACAGAAGCCAAATGCTGAAACTTTGCAAGCATTACAGCAAATTCTCAAACTGGAACTCGAGAATAGGAAGTTTCTGCTTATTCTAGATGATGTTTGGGAAGACGGCCAAAGGATGGAATGGGAACTATTAATGGCTCCTTTTCAGACTAGCCAAAGAGGAAGCAGGATCCTGCTGACAACCCGAATGCAATCTGTGGCAGATATG AAAGTTGCATTTGAAGATTTGAAAGCTGAAGATTACACACATCTCTTGCGAGTAGCT AAAAAAATCGTATTGAAGTTTCAAGGGTGTCCATTGGTGACAAAGATTGCGGGTGGTTATCTGAAGGAAAACGTCAGTGAACAATATTGGGAGAACTTGCACACACAACTTGAACAGTTAGAAGGGAAATTGGATGTTATCGTCATGACTGTTCTTCGATCAAGCTACCGGCATCTACCTGAAGACTTGCAGCTTTGTTTCAGATACTGCAGCATATTTCCAAAAAATTATATGTTTAAGAAGGACGGATTGGTGAAAATGTGGATGGGCTCAGGACTGATTCATGTTAAAGGTGGAATGGAGAGGCCAGAAGACATTGGTGAAGGATACTTGGCACAATTGACAAGAAAatcattcttttcttttgtgcCAACAGGAGATCCTTACAGCAAACACTACACCGGATATTACATCATGCATGATTTATTGCACGATTTGGCACGCAATGTTTCTTTTAGTGAATGTGTAAGACTTGAATATGGTGATTATATGCATGACAGACATACAGTCAGACACTTATGGATTGCAAAATTCAGCAAGTTAACAATTGAGGAGATTGAGGCAATACCATTCTTCAAGAATTTGCGTACACTTGTCATAGAAAGCTCCAGTGATCTTGGCATTGTACATGTACATGCACTGGAGAGAGCTGTAGAAAACTTGAAGGGCTTGCGGTTATTGATCTTAAAAAGGGTACCCAAGTTCTGCTTTGCAAAAGAAGTTGCTAATAAGCACCTTCGTTATGTCTCTTTCTCTGGGATGCAGGAAGTACAAGGACTTTCTAAGCTCTATCACTTGCAAATACTTGCTTCGGAGAGGAGTATTAACCTAGGGCCAGAGCAATTGAAGAAGCTTGGAAATCTTTCTCGTCTGAGATATGTGtcttatggaattaatggattTGGTGAGTTTTTTGTTGTTGGACTATCTTCCCTTCAGGAATTGCACAATTTTCAGGTTCAAGAGAAGGAAGGGTACCAAATACATTCCTTGAGAAATTTAAGCAAACTTTGCAAGTTGAAGATGTGCAACCTTGAGAATGTTAGAAGCCATAAAGAGATTATCAAGGCCAAGCTGAGTGAAAAATTCCACCTTAGATCACTATCACTTAACTGGTCTGAGACCAATGATGCCCCAAAGGATGAAGATGACCGGATTCTTGATCAGCTTGAACCACATACTCGCCTTCAAAATCTTGAAATTGCATGTTACAATGGTGTTCGATTTCCATCTTGGTTTAATCACCTGTCCCTCACAAATATGGTGTCACTAGAGCTGCGAAGGTGTGGAAAGTGGGTGCGCCTCCCAGCCTTTGGAAAACTGAAGTTGCTCAAGCATCTTGAATTGCAAAAACTTACTGAACTGAAACAGATAGGCATATCACCTGATGTTTCCTTGCCTCAAAATCTGAAAACTCTGGTGGTGGAAGGTTGCAAAGAATTGAGGGAGCTGCCACTTCTACCTCCTAGTTTAGTTCAATTGGAAATCAATGATGTTGGATTGAGCACCCTCCCAAGAATCGAGGAGCGACATGGTACCAACATGGGTTCTGAAGGCATGCCACCTAAGCTAGTCTTGGTTATCATCAGAGAATGTCCAAATTTAACTTCTCTTGAAAGGAGCTTTCTACTGCAGGAACACTATGTACGTGCTCTTCGGATCCTAAGCATTGTTGATTGTGTAGGATTAATAACTGCACCTTTGTTATTTGGAAAAATGAACCAGCTCACAGAATTTCGTATTGGTAGCTGTTCCAAATTGGAAAT AATGAGAAATCCTGAAGATAAGCAATTTTCCATTCCCAACACACTCAAAGAACTCTCCATGGTGGAGTGTCGTGGCTTCGAAGTTCCACTGCTGAACTCACTGTTTGGTCTGACTAACCTCACTTCATTGAATTTGTGCGATTGCGCCAAGGTGGAGTCCCTTCCATCACCACGGGTGTTCACAAGTCTTCAGGCACTGCGAGAGATTTTTGTGACAAGGTGTAGTTCTTTGTTAAGCCTGGGTGGGATGGGAGTCCTGCCATACCTTACCTGGCTGGAAATCACAGGGTGCCCAAGCCTTCACA GAGACGAGTACTACAGTTTCGGTAAACAAAGCGAATCATTTCCACAGTGGATTTCCCCATCCCTTGAAACGAACAAGGGTTATCTAAcatacaagaaaagaaaagggtataTTACTGCATCGTCTTAG
- the LOC101763481 gene encoding uncharacterized protein LOC101763481 produces MAAPPYGGSTDDSPEDYSAAATVVRFDPPLPLLRAPVPSAAPGEPHVLAFRDAASWRAAWDAAEASLVSQCEAGARSGCSITASRKCKPPWWKGLLGAAPTDYEERERCEEREMAACLEAAKEACIKFAKGKCIGPFRDARIASGGLLENTDFDVWGAGGDKTASASSCALNNQQLFNPDHSVTNYRGSDLLDRLSAKDNDNA; encoded by the exons ATGGCTGCTCCGCCCTACGGCGGGAGCACAGACGACTCGCCCGAGGACTactccgccgcggccaccgtcgTCCGCTTCGACCCGCCGCTCCCACTCCTCCGCGCTcccgtcccctccgccgcccccggcgaGCCCCACGTCCTCGCCTTCCGCGACGCCGCCAGCTGGAGAGCCGCCTGGGACGCCGCCGAAGCCAGCCTCGTCTCGCAGTGCGAG GCTGGTGCACGGTCAGGGTGCTCAATCACTGCATCACGCAAATGCAAACCCCCCTGGTGGAAAGGCTTATTGGGAGCTGCCCCGACTGATtatgaagaaagagagagatgtGAAGAGCGAGAGATGGCCGCTTGTCTCGAGGCAGCCAAGGAGGCTTGCATTAAGTTTGCAAAGGGAAAATGCATTGGACCATTCCGAGATGCAAGGATCGCCTCTGGGGGTCTCCTGGAAAATACAGATTTTGATGTCTGGGGTGCTGGAGGTGACAAAACAGCATCAGCATCATCATGTGCTCTGAACAATCAGCAGTTGTTCAACCCTGATCACAGTGTGACAAACTACAGAGGAAGTGACTTGCTAGACAGATTGTCAGCTAAAGACAATGATAACGCTTGA
- the LOC101763885 gene encoding DNA repair protein RAD51 homolog A, translated as MSAAAQQQGAAGAEQQEEVEHGPFPIEQLQASGIAALDVKKLKDSGLHTVEAVAYTPRKDLLQIKGISEAKVDKIVEAASKIVPLGFTSASQLHAQRLEIIQVTTGSRELDKILEGGIETGSITEIYGEFRSGKTQLCHTLCVTCQLPLDQGGGEGKALYIDAEGTFRPQRLLQIADRFGLNGADVLENVAYARAYNTDHQSRLLLEAASMMIETRFALMVVDSATALYRTDFSGRGELSARQMHMAKFLRSLQKLADEFGVAVVITNQVVAQVDGSAMFAGPQIKPIGGNIMAHASTTRLALRKGRGEERICKVISSPCLAEAEARFQIASEGVADVKD; from the exons atgtcggcggcggctcagcagcagggggcggcgggggcggagcagcaggaggaggtggagcacgGGCCCTTCCCCATCGAGCAGCTTCAG GCATCTGGAATAGCTGCACTGGATGTAAAAAAGCTCAAAGATTCCGGTCTCCACACTGTGGAGGCTGTGGCTTACACCCCAAGGAAAGACCTTCTGCAAATCAAAGGAATAAGTGAAGCTAAAGTTGACAAGATAGTTGAAGCAG CATCGAAGATAGTTCCACTGGGGTTTACAAGTGCCAGCCAACTTCATGCACAGCGGCTGGAGATTATTCAAGTTACAACTGGATCAAGAGAACTTGACAAGATCTTGGAGG GGGGGATAGAAACAGGATCTATCACAGAGATATATGGTGAGTTCCGCTCTGGAAAGACTCAGTTGTGTCACACTCTTTGTGTTACTTGTCAG CTTCCATTGGACCAAGGTGGTGGTGAAGGAAAGGCTCTATACATTGATGCAGAGGGTACATTCAGACCACAAAGGCTCCTGCAGATCGCTGACAG GTTTGGACTGAATGGTGCTGATGTGTTGGAGAATGTGGCTTATGCCAGAGCTTATAATACGGATCATCAATCCAGGCTTCTGCTGGAGGCAGCTTCCATGATGATAGAGACCAG GTTTGCTCTCATGGTCGTAGACAGTGCCACAGCTTTGTACAGAACTGATTTCTCAGGAAGAGGAGAGCTATCAGCAAGGCAGATGCATATGgctaagttcctgaggagccTTCAGAAGTTAGCTGATGAG TTTGGAGTAGCTGTGGTTATCACCAATCAAGTAGTAGCACAAGTGGATGGCTCTGCTATGTTTGCTGGACCGCAGATCAAGCCCATTGGTGGAAACATCATGGCTCATGCTTCCACAACAAG GCTTGCTCTTCGCAAGGGAAGAGGGGAGGAGCGAATCTGTAAAGTAATAAGCTCTCCCTGCCTGGCTGAAGCCGAAGCGAGGTTTCAGATAGCTTCTGAAGGTGTCGCAGACGTCAAGGATTGA